Proteins from one Hemiscyllium ocellatum isolate sHemOce1 chromosome 43, sHemOce1.pat.X.cur, whole genome shotgun sequence genomic window:
- the LOC132835023 gene encoding cytochrome c oxidase subunit 6C-like, with translation MSSAVIAKPVMQGLLAKRLRFHLAVAFTLAFAAAGTFKFVVGDSRKKAYADFYKKYDSMKAFEAMRDAGIFESVKPKK, from the coding sequence ATGTCTTCTGCTGTGATTGCCAAGCCTGTGATGCAAGGCCTATTGGCCAAACGTCTACGATTTCACTTGGCTGTGGCTTTTACTTTAGCTTTTGCAGCAGCTGGTACCTTCAAGTTTGTAGTAGGTGATTCCAGGAAAAAAGCATATGCTGACTTCTATAAGAAGTATGATTCAATGAAGGCTTTTGAGGCCATGAGGGATGCTGGTATATTTGAAAGTGTGAAACCAAAGAAGTAG